The nucleotide sequence TCCAATATAGAATAAACAGGAATGATTGAGCCGCGTATTGTAGCCAGCTTGACTCTGGAGGCAAGGTCGACGTCGGTTTCTCAGGAAGGGCAGGTCTGGTGGCAAAAAAGAAGCTGAAGGCACTGGTGATCGTGGAATCACCAGCAAAAGCCAAGAAAATCGGCAGCTATTTAGGCAGCGACTATAAAGTCCTGGCCAGCATGGGCCACGTACGCGATCTGCCTACGAAAGCCTCCGATGTTCCTTCCGAATTCAAGAAAAAACATAAATGGGCGACCCTGGGGGTCAATGTCGAATCCGAATTCGAACCTTATTATCTGGTCCCCAAAGAGAAGAAAAAGACGGTCAAAGAACTGAAAGATGCCCTGAAAGATGCTGAAGAGCTCATTCTCGCGACCGACGAAGACCGCGAAGGTGAAAGTATCGGCTGGCATCTGGCCGAGCTGCTTAAACCAAAAGTCCCCGTCAAACGCATGGTTTTCTCGGAAATTACCGAGGAAGCCATTCAGGAAGCGATCGCCAACCCTCGCGAACTCGATCTGAACCTGGTCTCGGCTCAGGAAACCAGGCGTGTACTCGATCGACTGTACGGTTTTACATTGAGCCCGCTGTTATGGAAGAAGATTGCCCGCGGTCTGTCTGCCGGCCGCGTTCAGTCGGTCGCGGTGCGGATTCTGGTTCAGCGCGAACTGGAACGACTTGCCTTCAAAAGCGGTACTTACTGGGATTTGAAAGCCCAGCTCAAAACAGGTGAGGGCGCCGAATTCGAATCGATGCTGATGACGGTCGACGGTAAAAAAGTCGCCAGTGGTAAAGATTTCGACGAATCGACGGGTAAACTCAAAGAAGGCGCCGATGTACTGCTGCTCAATGAACAGCAGGCCGATGATCTGCTGGAACGCGTCAAGAAATCTGACTGGACCGTGACGTCTGTTGAACAGCGAATGCAGTCCCGCAAGCCGCCTGCTCCTTTTACAACCAGTACCCTGCAGCAGGAAGGTAACCGCAAGCTGAATATGTCGGCCCGGGAAACCATGCAGGTGGCCCAGCGTCTGTATGAAGACGGTCACATTACCTATATGCGTACCGATAGTGTCAATCTCTCCAACGAAGCGGTTTCTGCTTCGCGCAAACGGATTGAAGACATGTACGGTAAAGATTATCTCAGCCCCGAAATCCGCCGCTTCGATACCAAGTCCAAAGGGGCACAGGAAGCACACGAAGCGATCCGACCCGCCGGAAAATCGATGAAAACCGTGGAAGAGCTTGGCCTCAAAGGACAACAGGCCAAACTGTATGCCATGATCTGGAAGCGGACCATGGCCACCCAGATGGAAGAAGCCCGTCTGCGTTTCCAGACTGTCACGATCACAGCCGACAATGCGGAATTCCGGGCCACCGGTCGTCATGTTGAATTTCCCGGTTTCTTCCGTGCGTATGTAGAAGGCTCTGATGATCCCGAAGCAGCATTGGATGACAGCGAATCAATGCTGCCTCCGCTGGAAGAAAATCAGGCGCTGGAAGCCAGCGAAGTGGAACCGCTCAAGCATGAAACCAAACCACCGGCGCGCTACACGGAAGCGACCATCGTCCGCAAGCTGGAAAGTGAAGGGGTCGGCCGTCCGAGTACGTATGCTTCGATCATCGGCACCATCCAGGATCGCGGCTATGTCAAAAAGACGGGCAGTCAGCTGGTACCTACTTTCACAGCCCTGGCAGTGACACGTCTTCTGGAGAAATTTTTCCCGAACCTGGTCGATCTGCAGTTCACTGCTGCCATGGAGCAGGAACTCGATGACATCGCTGTCGGCGAAGGGGACCGTTTACCTTATCTGAACCAGTTTTATCGCGGGGAAGCAGGGCTCGACGAACAGGTCAAAGCCAAGGAAGAGACCATCGATGCGCGGGAAATCTGTACGCTGGACCTGGAAGGGATCACCTCGGCAGTGCGCGTTGGTCGCTATGGACCTTACGTTTCCAACGAGGCAGAAGAAGAACCGGTTTCGGCATCGATTCCCGACAATATTGCGCCGGCTGACCTGACGAACGAACTGGCAGAAAAATTAATCCGCCTGAAAGCGGAAGGCCCCAAATCTCTCGGCATGCATCCCGAGGAAAACACTCCCATTTATAAACTGCATGGCCCCTTTGGTCCTTACCTGCAACTGGGTGATGTGGTCGAAGATGGTCCGAAGCCCAAACGTGTCAGTATTCCTAAAAACGTTGATCCCGATACGATCGATTTTGAAACCGCTTTAAAATATCTGAGCCTGCCTCGTGCACTGGGCGAACATCCGGAGACCGGTAAAAAGGTCAACGCAGGCATCGGTCGATTTGGTCCATACGTGCTGCATGACAAAGTCTATAAATCGCTGGGTAAGGAAGACGACATCCTGACCATTGATCTGCCTCGCGCAGTGGAACTGCTCAAACAGGCGCGTAAACGCAGTGCCCCGACACCGATTCGGGATCTCGGGAAACATCCGGAAGACGAAGAGCCGATCGGCATTTTCGATGGTCGCTACGGGCCGTACGTGAAGCATGGCAAAATTAACGCGACGATACCCAAGGGATACGAAGTAGACAACGTGACCTTGGATCAGGCCATGGAATGGCTGGAAGCGAAAGCGGAGAAAAAAGGCGTAAAGAAGGCAGCTAAAAAGAAAGCAACAGCCAAGAAGAAATCTGCGGCTAAAAAGACCACCAAAAAAACAGCCGCGAAAAAGACAACGAAAAAAGCAGCTGCAAAAAAGAAGACTACCAAAAAGAAAGCGGCGAAAAAAACAACAAAGAAGAAGACAGCTAAAAAAGAAGAATCTGAAGATTAACTTGATCGCTCACCAATTCAGGCCGACGCCTTCGAGGTGTCGGCCTGTTTTTTTTCCGACTCAGTCTCCTCCTGCTCGATTTCTTCGCATCGTTTTCGATCTGCTTCATCAACTTCCTCCTGGTCCAGATCAAATTCTTCGATCAACTCACGACGTCGTAATGTGACCTGGCGATCAAATTCACTCAGCACATCCAGGGCGCGATCGCGCGACGTCACGAGACCGATAATCAGATATTGGGTAATCGCGATTCCATAACAGACCCAGCCCACGGTTCCTTCCGTCGTTGCAGACAGAATCGCAAATACCGGCGAAGATCGGTTGATATGCTGACAGACAATTCCTTTCAAAATCAGCCGCCATTTTTCTTTTAACTCTCGCCAGATTCCATACTCCCGGGACAACTTTAATGAGGGAGGGCCTGGGTGAATAATAGAAAACAGTTCCTGGTCAGGCATGGCTTCAATTACACCAATCGCCAGGAGAATACGCAGTCCTGTCAGGATCGAAAGCTCGGTTCCCTGCAGGCTCAGCGGTACCCAGCCTGCAAATAGTGCCGACTCCATATTCGCGGTGGCAGCCAGCAGCAACAGGGAGCCACGAAACCACTGTTCCAGGTCTTTTTCAAGCTCGTCATCAATCTCCTGAACTCGGATGACCTTGTTCAGCATCAGGTGGAAGATCGGAATCGCAATCAGCCCGATAAAAAATCGCATTAAAGGTTTCAACAGGATGCGAATCAATCCACCCACAATAATTCCTATCTGATCGAAGGGTATTAGCACGAGTTTTACTCCCTGACAGACTCAACGCAGATGCTGCTGTCAGGGATTAAAAAAGACCGCGGAAAATCCGGGTCTTTAGCGTAAGCTGTTAACCTATTATGCCTTAAAACGCTTTAAGGAGACAAGGCAAATCTTCTACGGGAGGTTTACCAGCGTATCTGTTCATAGAGATGCAGTAAACGTTGTCCCCGCTTCGGATTGAGTTGCTGGACATAAGCCACACGGCCGCGCAGGTGACTGGCAAAATCTGGATGATTCTCGCGGTTCTGAGTTCCCGGACCCTGGCGAATGCAGTTTGTGAGAATGGCTTTCAGCAGATCAAATTCTTTGCGTGGCACATTCGGGTGCTCGTTCACGACGACGCCTGTGACTTTCTGCTGTTGATTCTCTCGCAGTATGCGGCGTTTCATGTGATTCACCTGGAATCGTTCTGACCGGATAATCTGATTGACCAGCGGAAGAAATACCTGTAATGATCGCAGAAACTGTTCCGATCCGGAAAAGGTCAGATCGTCGGCATAGCGTGTGTAGTCGGCATCGAAGGCGCGTGCCAGACCGGAAAGTCGTACGTCCAGCGAATAGGCCGACAGGTTCGCCAGGGCAGGGGATGTAGAAGCGCCTTGAGGCAGATGACGCGACAGGTAAGGAACCAGCGGTCGCAGGCTGCCATCCGGAAAAGGCAGGCTCATGGGAATCACGGAAGTCGTCAACCGCGCCAGATACAGAGATGCTTCACGACAGTAACCCAGGTTGCGAAAGATGGCAACGACGCGGGAAAATTTGACACTGGTATAAAAATTCTCCAGGTCAAATTTCACAACCACACGTTTGCCCGTATGAGGAGTTGCATTCGTCACTGAAGAGCGGCCTCGTACAAATCCATGCGCAGCGGTGTGTACGGGGATCTGGTTTAAGATCTCATGCAGGATCTGCTGCTGTGCCATTTTTAGAAACGGGCGCGGTGATTCGATCAGGCGAAATCCGGATCGTTTCGGCTTCCAGTGATAAATATAATGTGAGTCCTGTGCATCATCCGGGCGATCAAATTGTGTGAAACGATGCGTCAGCCAGGCCAGCTTACCCAGAGGAATATTCAGCCACTCAGCGAGTTCGACAGGCGTCGAGAACAGGGGCAGTTCGTATCGCGCCAGTTTTTCAGTATCGCCGTCTCTGGTCATATCATAATAATGACCGGTCCGCGCTCCATAGCGTGCCAGCTCATAAGGGGGCGCTGCCACTTCTTCGATATTCTCGACCCGGCTCGAATGACTGCTGCTGTAGCGCAATGGTTCCAGTGTGGTTTTGCGTCGAGGCTGCCGGCTGCTGGTCTCTTCCGGGACGGGAGCGGACTCTACTGGCGAGACAGTCTGGCTCGGGGGAGAACCGAAGAAGATCCGTCGTAAGAAATCAAATAAACCCATTGAAAAAACCTGCAGTCATTCCGTTTCAATAGAAGGCATCAGCAATGCCTAAAAAAATGACCAGCGGGCCGCACAACCGATCCTGTGACGAAGTGTTGCTACGATAAGCGTCTATCGTAGCGACACTTCAAGTGTCGATGCATGGTCAATCCTTCTCCCACGGGGTATCCCCGCAGAACTCTGAGCGATCCGTCAAGATTCAGTCAGAGTCAGAACTTGTGCGACCCACTGCCCATTATGTCTGCAAATCGTAGCCTTTTCGTGAGATGCGTCAATGTTAAGTCTTGCGAATCTGACCATTGCATCCATTTTCTCTCAGGATAAAAGTTTAGTAAGCCGATGCGATCAATCGAACAGAACTTGGCGCTGAATCCGACATTCGGAACTGCAATTGCTTCGATTTCCAGACCCGGCTACAGTGCGACCAATTCAGAGGCTCACGGGAGTGCATTCTCATGCCAAATCAGATAAGCTGGCGCGGTCCTGGCGGAACGAATATGCGATGCGCCGGAAATAGATAGATATACATACAGAAAGTTGAGCAGATGCTGGGAAATGTCTCTCCCACCGAATTCGATTTGCGTTTTTCATTATTTGGAATCCCGATCCGCGTCCATCCTCTGTTCTGGGTGATGGCAGCGTTCATGGGCTGGTATCCAAATGATCCCAAAATCACGCTCATCTGGATCGCCTGCGTTTTTATTTCAATTCTGGTCCATGAACTGGGACATGCTGTCATGGCCAAATATTTTGGCTGGCCTCCCGAAATCGTGCTCTATCACTTTGGGGGACTGGCCATCTATCAGCCCTATTCCGGGCTGACAACACAGCGCTCCATCATCATTTCTGCTGCAGGGCCGATGGCTGGATTCGGGCTGTATGGCGCAATCTTTTTCTTCAGATATTTCTCCGTTCGCTATGGAATGTGGGATGGCTTCAGTGAACAGGCCCGCTTTTATATTGGTATCGCCTTTCATGATCTGCTGTTTATTAATCTGATCTGGGGGCTGATTAACCTCGCACCGGTGTTGCCACTGGATGGCGGTCATATCTGCGAAGATATCTGCAAAACCGTCAAACGCTCACGCGGCGATGTACTGGCGATTCAGATCTCCATGGTCGTTGCCGGCGGTCTGGCCGTTTATTTCTTTACGCACCAGCAGCGCTATGCAGGCATCATGTTCGCACTGTTCGCGTTCTTTAACTACCAGGCGTACCAGTCACGCAACAATATCTGGTAAGGATCTTGTGAGAAGTGACTGCTGCAAACTGACTCAGAAGCCCAGTCCGTCACCGTTCAGTTCAGATGTCTTCACTGTACCATCGGTGATGTTGAACATGCCCGGGTAAGAGCGTTTCCACTTCTTGTTCGGACCGGGGCAATACTGACGACCATTGCCTTCAATCGCAGCAATCGAGGGGATGCGGGCAGCCAGGCTGGCAGAATGCAGGAACGAATAACCGCAGCAGGTCAGGTCCTGCACGCAGAGGAACATGTCAAACTTCTGAGCAGCGGCCCCCAGGAACAGCGATTCCGTCTGTCCTTTGCAGGCTTTCAAAGCCACACCCGAATAACCCAGCTCACGACTCAGCAGCAGCGATTCATAATCCACCAGCGATTCATCAATCACCACAGGTTTAATTTTGGCTGCTTCGTGCATTTTGTTTTCGGGATTGGCTTTCAGATCGCGGTTGGTGGGCTGTTCGATGTATTGCACGCGATCGAAAGCAGCCGGTGTCTGTTCACGGATTTTATTAAGAAAGTCCAGAACATAATCCACGTTCTCGCACTTCTCATTGAAATCGAGAGAGTAGACCCACTTATCCTGTCCGCGTTCCCCCTGTGCTTTGACCGCTTCATTTTCAACAGCGATCACACGACTGATATCCCAGTCCATGTTGTCACCGGACAGTTTGATTTTCAGGTGTGTCAGACCGTCGGCTTTGATCCACTCGCCCAGTGTTTCCGGCAGGCCGTCGTCAACGCGTTCTGAAATGTCCGCTTCCGTGATCGGGTCTAATGCACCGACCAGGTGGTACAGCGGCAGCGTCGGTTTGGGATCACGCAGGGTATACTGATCCAGGTATTCCCCTTTAAATTGATCATCCAGATACTCGGTCAGATCATGGCTCATGTATTCGGCAGAAAGACCATTGTAACTGTTGATATGATTCGCACGACCGAAGCCGTCGTGAATTGCTGCGTCCAGCGGACTGGAAGCGACCAGCTGCGCCAGTTCCGGAATTTCCTCAGCCAGACCGAGTCGCTTGGAAAGTTTCTTTGCCATGAAATG is from Gimesia maris and encodes:
- the topA gene encoding type I DNA topoisomerase, producing the protein MAKKKLKALVIVESPAKAKKIGSYLGSDYKVLASMGHVRDLPTKASDVPSEFKKKHKWATLGVNVESEFEPYYLVPKEKKKTVKELKDALKDAEELILATDEDREGESIGWHLAELLKPKVPVKRMVFSEITEEAIQEAIANPRELDLNLVSAQETRRVLDRLYGFTLSPLLWKKIARGLSAGRVQSVAVRILVQRELERLAFKSGTYWDLKAQLKTGEGAEFESMLMTVDGKKVASGKDFDESTGKLKEGADVLLLNEQQADDLLERVKKSDWTVTSVEQRMQSRKPPAPFTTSTLQQEGNRKLNMSARETMQVAQRLYEDGHITYMRTDSVNLSNEAVSASRKRIEDMYGKDYLSPEIRRFDTKSKGAQEAHEAIRPAGKSMKTVEELGLKGQQAKLYAMIWKRTMATQMEEARLRFQTVTITADNAEFRATGRHVEFPGFFRAYVEGSDDPEAALDDSESMLPPLEENQALEASEVEPLKHETKPPARYTEATIVRKLESEGVGRPSTYASIIGTIQDRGYVKKTGSQLVPTFTALAVTRLLEKFFPNLVDLQFTAAMEQELDDIAVGEGDRLPYLNQFYRGEAGLDEQVKAKEETIDAREICTLDLEGITSAVRVGRYGPYVSNEAEEEPVSASIPDNIAPADLTNELAEKLIRLKAEGPKSLGMHPEENTPIYKLHGPFGPYLQLGDVVEDGPKPKRVSIPKNVDPDTIDFETALKYLSLPRALGEHPETGKKVNAGIGRFGPYVLHDKVYKSLGKEDDILTIDLPRAVELLKQARKRSAPTPIRDLGKHPEDEEPIGIFDGRYGPYVKHGKINATIPKGYEVDNVTLDQAMEWLEAKAEKKGVKKAAKKKATAKKKSAAKKTTKKTAAKKTTKKAAAKKKTTKKKAAKKTTKKKTAKKEESED
- a CDS encoding DNA topoisomerase I, translating into MLIPFDQIGIIVGGLIRILLKPLMRFFIGLIAIPIFHLMLNKVIRVQEIDDELEKDLEQWFRGSLLLLAATANMESALFAGWVPLSLQGTELSILTGLRILLAIGVIEAMPDQELFSIIHPGPPSLKLSREYGIWRELKEKWRLILKGIVCQHINRSSPVFAILSATTEGTVGWVCYGIAITQYLIIGLVTSRDRALDVLSEFDRQVTLRRRELIEEFDLDQEEVDEADRKRCEEIEQEETESEKKQADTSKASA
- a CDS encoding reverse transcriptase family protein, coding for MGLFDFLRRIFFGSPPSQTVSPVESAPVPEETSSRQPRRKTTLEPLRYSSSHSSRVENIEEVAAPPYELARYGARTGHYYDMTRDGDTEKLARYELPLFSTPVELAEWLNIPLGKLAWLTHRFTQFDRPDDAQDSHYIYHWKPKRSGFRLIESPRPFLKMAQQQILHEILNQIPVHTAAHGFVRGRSSVTNATPHTGKRVVVKFDLENFYTSVKFSRVVAIFRNLGYCREASLYLARLTTSVIPMSLPFPDGSLRPLVPYLSRHLPQGASTSPALANLSAYSLDVRLSGLARAFDADYTRYADDLTFSGSEQFLRSLQVFLPLVNQIIRSERFQVNHMKRRILRENQQQKVTGVVVNEHPNVPRKEFDLLKAILTNCIRQGPGTQNRENHPDFASHLRGRVAYVQQLNPKRGQRLLHLYEQIRW
- a CDS encoding site-2 protease family protein codes for the protein MLGNVSPTEFDLRFSLFGIPIRVHPLFWVMAAFMGWYPNDPKITLIWIACVFISILVHELGHAVMAKYFGWPPEIVLYHFGGLAIYQPYSGLTTQRSIIISAAGPMAGFGLYGAIFFFRYFSVRYGMWDGFSEQARFYIGIAFHDLLFINLIWGLINLAPVLPLDGGHICEDICKTVKRSRGDVLAIQISMVVAGGLAVYFFTHQQRYAGIMFALFAFFNYQAYQSRNNIW
- a CDS encoding enolase C-terminal domain-like protein, yielding MPKSTDIKIVEAKFSTEEVPFRTPLKFGGRVMDSSVLLNVEVIVETRNGKQGIGIGSMPAGNIWAWPSAVVSPEDSLKAMIEFLKEAVEIANICPEVAHPIDLMYHISAEYHFMAKKLSKRLGLAEEIPELAQLVASSPLDAAIHDGFGRANHINSYNGLSAEYMSHDLTEYLDDQFKGEYLDQYTLRDPKPTLPLYHLVGALDPITEADISERVDDGLPETLGEWIKADGLTHLKIKLSGDNMDWDISRVIAVENEAVKAQGERGQDKWVYSLDFNEKCENVDYVLDFLNKIREQTPAAFDRVQYIEQPTNRDLKANPENKMHEAAKIKPVVIDESLVDYESLLLSRELGYSGVALKACKGQTESLFLGAAAQKFDMFLCVQDLTCCGYSFLHSASLAARIPSIAAIEGNGRQYCPGPNKKWKRSYPGMFNITDGTVKTSELNGDGLGF